A genomic segment from Syngnathus scovelli strain Florida chromosome 3, RoL_Ssco_1.2, whole genome shotgun sequence encodes:
- the si:dkey-283b1.6 gene encoding uncharacterized protein si:dkey-283b1.6 isoform X1, giving the protein MSLSDIPALEIFLAVLGFGLLIMFCATFCRACSRLREEEIEREAWRRTEHDGRPPPIYFIPFHGRLAQQEQQLQDQDEHHGVPPYSQEAFSLPQYNTAGGHSGPPPSYTELGFKPDDLPPAYTEYNVSTVAASARTDTAQS; this is encoded by the exons ATGTCTTTAAGCGACATCCCCGCCCTCGA GATCTTCCTGGCCGTCCTGGGCTTCGGCCTCCTCATCATGTTCTGCGCCACATTCTGCAGGGCGTGCAGCCGCCTGAGGGAGGAAGAGATCGAGAGGGAGGCGTGGAGGCGGACTGAGCACGACGGTCGCCCTCCTCCCATATATTTCATCCCCTTTCATGGGAGACTAGCGCAGCAGGAGCAACAGCTGCAGGACCAAGACGAACACCATGGAGTGCCTCCCTACAGCCAAGAAGCCTTTTCGCTGCCCCAGTACAACACTGCCGGAGGCCACAGTGGACCCCCACCTTCCTATACTGAG CTGGGTTTTAAGCCCGACGACCTGCCGCCAGCGTACACGGAATACAACGTGAGCACCGTCGCAGCGTCAGCTCGCACGGACACGGCCCAATCTTGA
- the si:dkey-283b1.6 gene encoding uncharacterized protein si:dkey-283b1.6 isoform X2: MSLSDIPALEACSRLREEEIEREAWRRTEHDGRPPPIYFIPFHGRLAQQEQQLQDQDEHHGVPPYSQEAFSLPQYNTAGGHSGPPPSYTELGFKPDDLPPAYTEYNVSTVAASARTDTAQS; the protein is encoded by the exons ATGTCTTTAAGCGACATCCCCGCCCTCGA GGCGTGCAGCCGCCTGAGGGAGGAAGAGATCGAGAGGGAGGCGTGGAGGCGGACTGAGCACGACGGTCGCCCTCCTCCCATATATTTCATCCCCTTTCATGGGAGACTAGCGCAGCAGGAGCAACAGCTGCAGGACCAAGACGAACACCATGGAGTGCCTCCCTACAGCCAAGAAGCCTTTTCGCTGCCCCAGTACAACACTGCCGGAGGCCACAGTGGACCCCCACCTTCCTATACTGAG CTGGGTTTTAAGCCCGACGACCTGCCGCCAGCGTACACGGAATACAACGTGAGCACCGTCGCAGCGTCAGCTCGCACGGACACGGCCCAATCTTGA
- the LOC125993547 gene encoding zinc finger protein 239 isoform X2 produces the protein MSVTQSSSSKFHHLRTFVNERLTAAAEEIFGVFEKTIAAYEEEMDRQRRLLDVVCKPHGHSHMIESPERGLCSQDSITSVEQELLEPSHIKVEQEEHFSNCAVWPLALTDNTKDYLIRDHNLASTSTCSIKMERHNQEDRTSNLENAASSAVNNQAAIFEQPFHGGGGAGGLHMDSDVYAQAKPFVCDICGKGFGFKRYLAQHMITHSTEKPYSCGRCRKTFRRMQGLQIHMRCHTGEKPYFCKTCGKRFCQSSSLRVHLRVHTGEKPYSCATCGTGFSSLPVLRNHMVRVHDGNMLYVASSGERNSVLWPN, from the exons ATGTCGGTGACGCAATCGAGCTCGTCCAAATTCCATCACCTGAGGACGTTCGTCAACGAGCGACTCACTGCCGCGGCTGAAGAAATATTTGGTGTCTTTGAGAAAACCATCGCCGCCTACGAAGAAGAGATGGACCGTCAGCGCAGACTTCTGGACGTCGTCTGCAAACCGCACGGACATTCACACATGATAG AGTCCCCAGAGAGGGGCTTGTGTTCCCAAGACAGCATCACCAGTGTGGAGCAGGAGCTGCTTGAACCTTCGCACATTAAAGTGGAGCAAGAGGAACACTTTTCCAACTGTGCAGTTTGGCCGCTGGCTTTGACAG ATAATACCAAAGATTATCTCATTCGCGACCACAACCTGGCTTCTACATCCACCTGCAGTATCAAAATGGAACGTCACAACCAGGAGGACAGGACGTCTAACCTGGAGAACGCCGCCTCGTCAGCCGTCAACAATCAGGCGGCAATTTTTGAGCAGCCTTttcacggcggcggcggcgccggcgGCCTCCACATGGATTCGGACGTGTATGCGCAGGCCAAGCCTTTCGTTTGCGACATCTGCGGGAAGGGCTTCGGATTCAAGCGCTACCTGGCGCAGCACATGATCACCCACTCCACGGAGAAGCCGTACTCGTGCGGCAGGTGTCGCAAGACCTTCCGGCGTATGCAGGGCTTGCAGATACACATGCGGTGTCACACGGGCGAGAAGCCGTATTTCTGCAAAACCTGCGGCAAGAGATTCTGCCAGAGCTCCTCGCTCAGGGTTCACCTGAGAGTCCACACGGGGGAGAAGCCGTACTCGTGCGCCACGTGCGGGACCGGCTTCAGTAGCCTGCCGGTGTTGAGGAACCACATGGTCAGGGTCCACGACGGCAACATGCTGTACGTTGCCTCATCTGGGGAGAGGAACTCGGTTCTGTGGCCCAACTGA
- the LOC125993547 gene encoding zinc finger protein 260 isoform X1: MSVTQSSSSKFHHLRTFVNERLTAAAEEIFGVFEKTIAAYEEEMDRQRRLLDVVCKPHGHSHMIESPERGLCSQDSITSVEQELLEPSHIKVEQEEHFSNCAVWPLALTGDQNERQADKEAVDVTEHDDFDVSEPSSDNQIVFRDFYPDNTKDYLIRDHNLASTSTCSIKMERHNQEDRTSNLENAASSAVNNQAAIFEQPFHGGGGAGGLHMDSDVYAQAKPFVCDICGKGFGFKRYLAQHMITHSTEKPYSCGRCRKTFRRMQGLQIHMRCHTGEKPYFCKTCGKRFCQSSSLRVHLRVHTGEKPYSCATCGTGFSSLPVLRNHMVRVHDGNMLYVASSGERNSVLWPN; this comes from the exons ATGTCGGTGACGCAATCGAGCTCGTCCAAATTCCATCACCTGAGGACGTTCGTCAACGAGCGACTCACTGCCGCGGCTGAAGAAATATTTGGTGTCTTTGAGAAAACCATCGCCGCCTACGAAGAAGAGATGGACCGTCAGCGCAGACTTCTGGACGTCGTCTGCAAACCGCACGGACATTCACACATGATAG AGTCCCCAGAGAGGGGCTTGTGTTCCCAAGACAGCATCACCAGTGTGGAGCAGGAGCTGCTTGAACCTTCGCACATTAAAGTGGAGCAAGAGGAACACTTTTCCAACTGTGCAGTTTGGCCGCTGGCTTTGACAGGTGACCAGAATGAAAGGCAAGCGGACAAAGAAGCCGTCGACGTCACGGAACACGACGACTTTGACGTATCCGAACCGAGCAGCGATAATCAAATCGTCTTCCGTGACTTTTATCCAGATAATACCAAAGATTATCTCATTCGCGACCACAACCTGGCTTCTACATCCACCTGCAGTATCAAAATGGAACGTCACAACCAGGAGGACAGGACGTCTAACCTGGAGAACGCCGCCTCGTCAGCCGTCAACAATCAGGCGGCAATTTTTGAGCAGCCTTttcacggcggcggcggcgccggcgGCCTCCACATGGATTCGGACGTGTATGCGCAGGCCAAGCCTTTCGTTTGCGACATCTGCGGGAAGGGCTTCGGATTCAAGCGCTACCTGGCGCAGCACATGATCACCCACTCCACGGAGAAGCCGTACTCGTGCGGCAGGTGTCGCAAGACCTTCCGGCGTATGCAGGGCTTGCAGATACACATGCGGTGTCACACGGGCGAGAAGCCGTATTTCTGCAAAACCTGCGGCAAGAGATTCTGCCAGAGCTCCTCGCTCAGGGTTCACCTGAGAGTCCACACGGGGGAGAAGCCGTACTCGTGCGCCACGTGCGGGACCGGCTTCAGTAGCCTGCCGGTGTTGAGGAACCACATGGTCAGGGTCCACGACGGCAACATGCTGTACGTTGCCTCATCTGGGGAGAGGAACTCGGTTCTGTGGCCCAACTGA